The Desulfococcus multivorans DNA window TGACTCGCCATGCCCGGCGCCTCGGTCTGCATACGGTTAAACGACACCCACACCCGCGATGTTGCATCTGGTTTTCCATCGATTTCAGACACACCGATCCGACTAAGTGTCCGCGACGTAAGAACATTTGCTTCAGGCGTCATTCCGATACGGCAAATACATCGTTATGTGAAAACGGCCTGCTCCCAAAAAGCCGCTGCCTGCTTCACAGGGGAGGCCGCCTTCGCAAAGCGATTCTGTAAAGAAGTTTTCCAATATGTAAATCATTCGATTTGCATAGCGCCGCAGGGGCATTCAAGGGGGTGGGATACAAAGCGGTTTTAGCTGTACAAGCTCAATTTTCGACTTTCATGACGGTGACCGGAAAGCGGTGCCGGGAGGAAAGGGCCAAGCCTCTTCAGCGGTGAGTTTCAGTGCCGATAGAGCGCAGCGGCGGATCAGCGGCCCGCTCTCACAGATCCAGGTAATCGCACCCTGCCGGGCGCGCACACAAAAAAAGGGCTACGGCGTATTTTCCGTAACCCTTTGAATTTGTTTGGCTGAGGGACTAGGATTCGAACCTAGGTTAACGGGGCCAGAACCCGTTAACTAAAAAATCCTTGGATATCCCTTGACATTGTTTTTACTGAACTTTATAGTAAAATTATCTTTTGAGCATTCCTTCCGAAACCCGATAATTCTCATCAAAGGTGGTACTGAGGTGGTACAGAAAAAACAGTGGCATAACACAAAATACCCCGGAGTACGTTACCGGGAAAGCCATTCCAGACCGCTGCACAATGGCCGTCCCGATCGTTACTATGTCATTCGGTACAAACTTCACCAAAAGCTTATTGGCGAGGCCTGCGGATGGGCTTCCGAGGGCATGACACCCTCAAAGGCCGCGAAATGGCGCGCCGATCTGGTGGAGAATATCCGTACAGGGAAACACCCGCAGAGCTTGAAGGAAGCCCGGCAGATGGAAGCCGACCGCCGGAAGATGGATGCAATTCGTAAAAAACAGGCCGAGATCGACGCCCAGACCTTTGATGACCTTGCCGTCAAGTTTCTGGCCTGGGGCCGGGAGAATAAAAAGTCATGGGCCGACGATGAGGGGCGCTACCTAAACCACGTCAAGCCCGTCATCGGGAAAATGCGCGCCCTCGACGTCTCCCCCTTCAACCTCGAAAAGATCCGCTCCAACGCCCAAAATAAAGGCGTATCCCCGAAAACCGTTGAACACATTCTCGCTTTCGTTCGGAGCGTCTACCGCAAAGCCAAATCGTGGGGCATTTACAAAGGGGATATCCCGACGGATGAAATTCAATTCCCCCGGTTTGACAACCAGCGAACCCGGTTCCTGAGTCTTGAGGAAGCCCATACTCTTCTTGAGGCTATATACGCATCTTCAGAAACAGTTTACGCTCAAGCCATACTTTCCCTTTATGCCGGGCTTCGCTTTGGCGAAATTGCCGCCTTGACCTGGGGGGCTGTGGATTTTGAAAACGGGTTGATTCATATCTTTGACCCAAAAGGCGTTGACACCCGCCGAGCCTATATTGTGCCGAAACTCAGACAGGTTCTTGAGGACATCAAACCCCCGCGACCGGAACCTGAAGCGCTGGTCTTTCCTGCCAGGACAGGAGGCCAACAACAGCACGTTTCAACAGGGTTTTATCGAGTGGTGAGCCGTCTGTTTAATAAAGGAGTGACCGACCGGCGGCAAAAAGTCACGTTTCACACCCTGAGACACACGTTTTGCTCATGGCTTGCCATGAACGGCGCGACGCCGTTTGAAATCATGGATCTTGCAGGGCACAAAGACCTTGCTATGACGAAGCGATATTCACACGTTGCAGAAAATTCACAGCGGAAGGCCGTTGAGCGGATGACGGATGAATTTGAATCGAGCAGATCCGAGGCCTTGAAAGTTCAGCGGATAAAAGAACGGGCCTGAAAGGTGCTACCAACACCCACCAGGCCCTAACCCCAAACCAGGTATGCGCTGGTAAAGGGCTGAAATCCACATACCACAATCCCCTTGTGGAATTCAATCCCTTCCCCTGCCATGCCTCCACAGAAAAGGAGGCGTCACACCATGAAGCTTTACATCGCAATCCGAAACCACGAAGACGGACCATTCGAGGACCTGAGCACGGCGTCGTGGTCGGCGCGATCGGCGCTTGAAAAGGCGAACGACGCAGACCGCGAACATCCCCATCTCGCGACCAAAAGACCCGTTGTGCGCGTCGCTGTGTTCGAGCTGAACGAGATTATTTAATCTTCCACGGATAGTCGCGGACTAATCATCCGGGCTCGAACAGCGTTCATCCTCCTGGGCGCTTTCCCGCGCTAAAATACCATAGGTTGTGTCAAGCCAAAAATAAATGCACCATATCTTGTAAAAAATTCAAAAAAATGTGTTGAGCCCAAACCCAAAAAAAAGTACAATATCCTAAAAACTCACACAGAGGAGGGGAAACACATGAAAAAGTATAGCCAACCAATCGGGGTTTTACCAGGCGCACACCAGGCCGCCCGTATCCGGGCCGCACAACTCGGTTGTTCGCTTAAAATTTATGTTTCAGCACTGATAGAGCGGGATACAGCCGAAAGCGCGAGAAAGGAAAATCGTCGATGACGAAAGACAAGCCCGAAGGTTTCAACCACCACACCCTCGAACGACTCCGCACCGAACTTCCCCCGGTATTCGGACGCCCCGCAATCGGTGAGCTGTTGCCCGGCGTAATATCGTCAAAGACGCTGGCGAACCTTGCCGCGATTGGCGAAGGCCCTGAATACAAGATGGTCCGGCGGAGATGCGTCTATGAACGAGACAGCTTTCTGGAATGGCTTGAGGGACAGACCCGCTAAGGCCAAAAAAGGAAAAGCCCCGTGGCGATCGGGGCTTCTTCAAAAACCGAGGTTGACGGGAAGGCCACCACACCGCTCCACATAAACCCCACACAAAGGACAGGATCATACCCCCCCATGAGGTGTACAATGCTCAACGTCAACCATAACTTATGAGGTGTACAATGCCTAAAATTACAGTGCCAGAACATTCCAGCTTTGTCAACAAAACAGTTGACAAACTTTTCCCTACTATGCCCTACACCCTGCCCCTCTATACGATTGAAGGGGGGTGTGAATGACTGGAAACCCACCGAACCAAGACGAAATCAGACAAAAGGTCCGACAGCGTCAGGAGGAAGCTTCTTCTTCTGCCGGGCAGGAGGAAGATGCCCCTTCCCCGTGGGATGTTGCAAGGGAACAATTCCCTATAACTGATTTTCCCGGCAGAATCCTCCCCACCAAAATTGATGACTCCCTGCGGCAGTTGGCAAAAGCACATTCTGCAAATCTTCTTCCCTTGCCGGGCGCAGCGCTCGCCATTCTATCGAGCGTTCTCGGGGGAACGGTTTCGATCCGCGCAAAAAAATCATGGAAGGAAATTTTGTCCCTCTGGTTTGTCGATATCGGGCCTTCAGGATCGGGGAAGACACATGCGCCGAGGGCCTTGTGCAGTCTTCTTTATGATGCACAGGAACGGGCTGAGCTTGAATACCGAGCACGGGTTGAGGAAGAAAACCTGAAGTCAGCGAAGGAGCGGAACAAAATCCCACGGGCAAGGGGTTACTTCAGCACGGACCTTACCCTTGAGGGCCTTCGGGCCGATGTCTCATCCCCGAGCGGGCATGGGGGGCAGGTTGTCATCCTTGACGAGCTATCCTCCTTTCTGACGGGGCAAAACCAGTACAAGGCCGGTAAGGGGAATGACCGAGAAATGTGGCTTGCTATCCACGACGGAAAGCCGGGAAGGGCGTCAAGGGCGTCAGACGCACCGTTTATTAAGGGTGCGCGGGTTTCGATCTTCGGAGGAATTCAGCCCGGCATATGGCATCAAATCTTCGGGGGAAAAAACAGCAAGGCTCTTGTTGACGGCACCGTTCAACGGTTCCTCCCCACCATCAAGGGTCCGAACTTCATCCCCATCACAGATGAAGACTGGGACGACTACAACTGTGAGGCTTGGAAGAGCACCCTTAAAAGCGCCATGACCTGGGCAGACAAGCGATGTTCAGAGCAGGGATGGAAACCTTTCAACCTAACGGCTGATGAGGCCGGATGGGACACATTCAAGGCCTGGGCGAACGATATTAAACTCGTCGCGCTTTCCATGCCGACAGAGCTAAACCCTTTTGTAAATAAGATGCCTGGGCATGCGTTGCGCCTGGCCGGGGCGATTCATTGCCTTCATCGTTTTTCCAATGGCCTTGACCCGAGCCCTACCTTATCCTGCCAGGATATCAACAACGGAATCCGGGCGGCTGAATTTTATGCCGGGCAGATGGTTGAGGCTATGGCAATTCTGAAGAGCGGAGAAGGGTCCGCATGTGATGCACCAAACGAGACGGTTAAACGCTTGGCCGAGGTTCTGAAATCCCTTCGAGGGGAAACCACCGATGGAAGGCTTGCCGTTGGGTTCATCCATGAGCGATTCAATCAGGGGTTGCCGAAGGAACAGCGGATTGGATCAGCGAGGGGCATGGGTTCCCTTCTTAGGGGCCAGGGGTTGACGATACCGGCAGGGAAGCACCGGATAGGCGAAAAGAGCGGATATTCAATTCTACGATGGGACCAAAAAGCAGAACTGTTCTTAAAACGATGTCAACAAGTCAACATGTCAACAAACCTTTAAATATCAAGGGTCGGTGATGTTGACATGGAAAAGGCAACGTCAACATGTCAACGGAAAAAGTTGACGTTGTTGACATACAAAAAACAACGTCAACGCTCGGAAGCCCTGAAAATGCTGGTTCCGTTGACATGTTGACGTTGTTGACTTGTTTTCTAAGACAGGAATGAAAATGGACCTTCAGAGCATCATCCAAAGAGACGGCTTCACCCTGAAACGCGAAGCCGGGACCAACGGCGGAGAGTTGGCCGGGCCTTGTCCCTTTTGCGGGGGAGAAGATCGCTTCAGGGTATGGCCGGAGAAGGGTCGATATTGGTGCAGGCAATGCAGGGCGGGGGGTGATGCTATCCAATATCTGCGAGAGCGGGAAGGCATGACATACCGCGAAGCATGTGCCGCTATCGGGGTTGAACCGAAGAACGCCCGTTCCCCTGCCCGGCAGGAAGAACCAGGTTGGTTATCCGTTGAATGGCAGACAGCGACCTGGGCCTTGCTTGAAGAAACCCGCCTATCCCTGCAATGGTACGAACCGGCAAAAAACTACCTCAAGGGGCGAGGGCTAAACGACGAAACCATATCCATGCTTGGCTATAACCCAACATCGGCGCACATGGACCGGGCCGCCTGGGGGCTTCCAAACGAGACGAACCCACGAACCGGAGGGCCGAAGCGGGT harbors:
- a CDS encoding DUF3987 domain-containing protein, with product MTGNPPNQDEIRQKVRQRQEEASSSAGQEEDAPSPWDVAREQFPITDFPGRILPTKIDDSLRQLAKAHSANLLPLPGAALAILSSVLGGTVSIRAKKSWKEILSLWFVDIGPSGSGKTHAPRALCSLLYDAQERAELEYRARVEEENLKSAKERNKIPRARGYFSTDLTLEGLRADVSSPSGHGGQVVILDELSSFLTGQNQYKAGKGNDREMWLAIHDGKPGRASRASDAPFIKGARVSIFGGIQPGIWHQIFGGKNSKALVDGTVQRFLPTIKGPNFIPITDEDWDDYNCEAWKSTLKSAMTWADKRCSEQGWKPFNLTADEAGWDTFKAWANDIKLVALSMPTELNPFVNKMPGHALRLAGAIHCLHRFSNGLDPSPTLSCQDINNGIRAAEFYAGQMVEAMAILKSGEGSACDAPNETVKRLAEVLKSLRGETTDGRLAVGFIHERFNQGLPKEQRIGSARGMGSLLRGQGLTIPAGKHRIGEKSGYSILRWDQKAELFLKRCQQVNMSTNL
- a CDS encoding tyrosine-type recombinase/integrase produces the protein MVQKKQWHNTKYPGVRYRESHSRPLHNGRPDRYYVIRYKLHQKLIGEACGWASEGMTPSKAAKWRADLVENIRTGKHPQSLKEARQMEADRRKMDAIRKKQAEIDAQTFDDLAVKFLAWGRENKKSWADDEGRYLNHVKPVIGKMRALDVSPFNLEKIRSNAQNKGVSPKTVEHILAFVRSVYRKAKSWGIYKGDIPTDEIQFPRFDNQRTRFLSLEEAHTLLEAIYASSETVYAQAILSLYAGLRFGEIAALTWGAVDFENGLIHIFDPKGVDTRRAYIVPKLRQVLEDIKPPRPEPEALVFPARTGGQQQHVSTGFYRVVSRLFNKGVTDRRQKVTFHTLRHTFCSWLAMNGATPFEIMDLAGHKDLAMTKRYSHVAENSQRKAVERMTDEFESSRSEALKVQRIKERA